The following coding sequences lie in one Peromyscus maniculatus bairdii isolate BWxNUB_F1_BW_parent chromosome 3, HU_Pman_BW_mat_3.1, whole genome shotgun sequence genomic window:
- the Hk2 gene encoding hexokinase-2, giving the protein MIASHMIACLFTELNQNQVQKVDQYLYHMRLSDETLLEISRRFRKEMEKGLGATTHPTAAVKMLPTFVRSTPDGTEHGEFLALDLGGTNFRVLRVRVTDNGLQKVEMENQIYAIPEDIMRGSGTQLFDHIAECLANFMDKLQIKAKKLPLGFTFSFPCHQTKLDESFLVSWTKGFKSSGVEGRDVVDLIRKAIRRRGDFDIDIVAVVNDTVGTMMTCGYDDQNCEIGLIVGTGSNACYMEEMRHIDMVEGDEGRMCINMEWGAFGDDGTLNDIRTEFDREIDMGSLNPGKQLFEKMISGMYMGELVRLILVKMAKEEMLFQGKLSPELLTTGSFETKDVSDIEEEKDGIQKAYQVLVRLGLSPLQEDCVATHRICQIVSTRSASLCAATLAAVLWRIKENKGEERLRSTIGVDGSVYKKHPHFAKRLHKAVRRLVPDCDVRFLRSEDGSGKGAAMVTAVAYRLADQHRARQKTLESLKLSHEQLLEVKRRMKVEMEQGLSKETHADAPVKMLPTYVCATPDGTEKGDFLALDLGGTNFRVLLVRVRNGKRKGVEMHNKIYSIPQDVMHGTGEELFDHIVQCIADFLEYMGMKGVSLPLGFTFSFPCRQNSLDQSILLKWTKGFKASGCEGEDVVTLLKEAIHRREEFDLDVVAVVNDTVGTMMTCGYEDPHCEVGLIVGTGSNACYMEEMRNVELVDGEEGRMCVNMEWGAFGDNGCLDDFRTEFDVAVDELSLNPGKQRFEKMISGMYLGEIVRNILIDFTKRGLLFRGRISERLKTRGIFETKFLSQIESDCLALLQVRAILRHLGLESTCDDSIIVKEVCTVVARRAAQLCGAGMAAVVDKIRENRGLENLKVTVGVDGTLYKLHPHFAKVMHETVKDLAPKCDVSFLESEDGSGKGAALITAVACRIREAGQR; this is encoded by the exons AACATGGAGAGTTCCTGGCTTTGGACCTCGGAGGAACCAACTTCCGTGTGCTTCGAGTACGGGTGACAGACAATGGCCTCCAGAAGGTGGAGATGGAGAACCAGATCTATGCCATCCCCGAGGACATCATGAGGGGTAGTGGAACCCAG CTGTTTGACCACATTGCCGAGTGCCTGGCCAACTTCATGGACAAGCTGCAAATCAAAGCGAAGAAGCTCCCACTGGGCTTCACCTTCTCGTTCCCCTGCCACCAGACGAAACTAGATGAG AGTTTCTTGGTCTCATGGACCAAGGGGTTCAAGTCCAGTggtgtggaaggcagagatgtGGTGGATCTGATCCGGAAGGCTATCCGTCGCAGAGGG GACTTTGACATTGACATTGTGGCCGTGGTGAATGACACAGTTGGGACCATGATGACCTGTGGTTATGATGATCAGAACTGTGAGATTGGTCTGATTGTGG GTACCGGCAGTAATGCCTGCTATATGGAGGAGATGCGTCACATTGACATGGTAGAGGGTGACGAGGGACGGATGTGCATCAACATGGAGTGGGGAGCCTTTGGGGACGATGGTACCCTCAATGACATCCGCACCGAGTTTGACCGAGAAATCGACATGGGCTCACTGAACCCTGGGAAACAGCT GTTTGAGAAGATGATCAGCGGGATGTACATGGGGGAGCTGGTCAGGCTCATCCTGGTGAAGATGGCTAAGGAAGAGATGTTATTTCAGGGGAAGCTCAGCCCAGAACTCCTTACCACTGGCTCCTTTGAAACCAAAGATGTATCAGATATCGAAGA GGAGAAGGATGGAATACAGAAGGCCTACCAGGTCCTGGTGCGTCTGGGTCTGAGTCCGTTGCAGGAGGACTGTGTGGCCACACACCGAATCTGCCAGATTGTGTCCACGCGCTCGGCCAGCCTGTGCGCAGCCACCCTGGCCGCCGTGCTGTGGCGAATCAAGGAGAACAAGGGCGAGGAGCGTCTTCGCTCCACCATCGGTGTTGATGGCTCTGTCTACAAGAAACATCCCCA TTTTGCCAAGCGTCTTCACAAGGCCGTGAGGAGGCTGGTGCCCGACTGTGACGTTCGCTTCCTCCGGTCTGAGGATGGCAGCGGCAAAGGGGCTGCTATGGTGACAGCCGTGGCTTACCGGCTGGCTGACCAGCACCGGGCCCGCCAGAAGACCCTGGAGTCCCTGAAGCTGAGCCACGAGCAGCTGCTGGAGGTCAAACGGAGGATGAAGGTGGAAATGGAGCAAGGGCTGAGCAAGGAGACACATGCTGACGCCCCTGTGAAGATGCTGCCCACTTACGTGTGTGCCACCCCTGATGGCACAG AGAAAGGAGACTTTCTGGCCTTGGATCTCGGAGGAACAAATTTCCGGGTCCTGCTGGTGCGTGTGCGCAACGGGAAGCGGAAGGGTGTGGAGATGCATAATAAGATCTACTCCATCCCGCAGGACGTCATGCACGGCACTGGGGAAGAG CTCTTTGATCACATCGTCCAGTGCATCGCAGACTTCCTCGAGTACATGGGCATGAAGGGCGTGTCTCTGCCGCTGGGTTTCACCTTCTCCTTCCCTTGCCGGCAGAACAGCCTGGACCAG agcATCCTCCTCAAGTGGACAAAGGGCTTCAAGGCATCTGGCTGTGAGGGCGAGGACGTGGTCACCTTGCTGAAAGAGGCCATTCACCGGCGAGAG GAGTTTGACCTGGATGTAGTGGCTGTGGTGAATGACACAGTTGGGACGATGATGACGTGTGGCTATGAAGACCCTCACTGTGAAGTCGGCCTCATCGTTG GTACTGGGAGCAATGCCTGCTACATGGAGGAGATGCGGAACGTGGAGCTGGTAGATGGAGAGGAGGGGCGGATGTGTGTCAACATGGAGTGGGGGGCCTTCGGGGACAACGGCTGCCTGGATGACTTCCGCACAGAGTTTGACGTCGCTGTGGATGAGCTCTCTCTCAACCCTGGCAAACAGAG ATTTGAGAAGATGATCAGCGGCATGTACTTGGGCGAGATTGTGCGCAACATCCTCATCGATTTCACTAAGAGAGGGCTGCTCTTCCGTGGCCGCATCTCCGAGCGCCTCAAGACAAGGGGGATCTTTGAGACAAAGTTCCTGTCTCAGATCGAGAG TGACTGCCTGGCCCTGCTGCAGGTCCGGGCCATCCTGCgccacctggggctggagagcacCTGTGACGACAGCATCATCGTGAAGGAGGTGTGCACTGTGGTCGCCCGGCGTGCGGCCCAGCTCTGTGGTGCAGGCATGGCTGCTGTGGTGGACAAGATAAGAGAAAACCGAGGCCTGGAGAACCTCAAAGTGACAGTGGGTGTGGACGGGACTCTCTACAAGCTCCATCCTCA cttTGCCAAAGTCATGCACGAGACAGTGAAAGATCTGGCTCCCAAATGTGACGTGTCCTTCCTGGAATCTGAGGACGGCAGTGGGAAGGGCGCGGCTCTTATCACTGCAGTGGCCTGCCGCATCCGTGAGGCCGGGCAGAGGTAG